In the Deferribacter desulfuricans SSM1 genome, CATCAGATAACCCATAATAAGCAGGTAAAGAGTGAGATAAAATACACATATCAGTGGCACCCTGTACATTATCATGCCCTCTAAGGATATTGGTACCACCACCAGATTTACCCATATTTCCAAGCACAAGCTGCAATATACAGTAAGCTCTAGTGTTGCTGCTACCAATAGAGTGCTGAGTACCACCCATACACCAGATAACAGTACCAGGTCTATTATCAGCTAGAAGTTTTGCAATTCTAACCACTTCTTTAGCAGGAACGCCTGTAATCCTCTCCACCTCCTCAGGAGTATAATGTTTAGCCACCTCTTTTAACTCTTCAAAACCAGCAACACGAGTCCTAACAAATTCTTTATCATACCAATCATTTTGAATAATTGCATTTATCAAACCCATAACAAAAGCTGTATCTGTACCAGAACGAATTCTCACATAATCGGTAGCTTTTGCAGCTGTCTTCGTAAATCTCGGATCAACAACTATAATTGGTGCGTTATTAACCTCTTTTGCATATAAAATATGCTGCATTGCTATTGGGTGAGCTTCTGCAGCATTTGAACCTATAAAGAATACACATTTTGAGTGCCTAATATCATTGATACTGTTTGTCATTGCACCATAACCCCAGGTGTTCGCCACACCCGCAACAGTTGTAGAATGACAAATTCTTGCCTGGTGATCTATATTGTTTGTCCCCCAAAATGCAGCAAGTTTTCTCTGCAAATAAGCCATTTCATTTGATACTTTTGCACTCCCAATCCACATAACTGCATCAGGACCATCTTTTTTACGAATATCGAGCAGTTTTTTTGATACTTCATCCAAAGCTTGTTCCCAGCTTATTTTCTGCCACTTTCCATTGACCTTTTTTAATGGATATTTTAACCTTTTTGGGCTTGTTACCATATCTATTGCACCGGCACCTTTACAACAGTGCCCGCCCCTTGAAATAGGATGATCTTGAGCTATTTCCTGTCTTACCCATACACCATTTTGAACTTCAGCATAAATCCCGCAACCCACAGCACAATGGGTACAAATTGTCCTAACAATTTTTGAGTTTGGATATGGTTTGCTTGATGCGTTTGCCTTTTTAACAAAAGTTGGGGATAAAGACATACTTGCAAAAGCTGCAGTTGCCGCAGAAAGTTTTAAAAATGTTCTTCTTCCTATTTGCGTATTAATACCTAATTTTGCTGATTCACTTTTAGAACTTTTAATCACTTTTTTCACTTTATTAGCTGCCATATTAAACCTCCCTAATCCCTAAGCGAAGCATAATACTTTTTAAAATCTTCTGTCTCACGATATAGAATCTCACTTTCAGCTGTATCAACACTTCTCGCCATTAACTTCTTCCCCTTTAAAACAGTAACAGCTCCCACAGTGGCCAAAGCACCTAACTTTAAAAACTCTCTCCTGCTTTTTTTAGGTTTCATAAGCACCTCCATTTAAGTTACCTTCTGATAAAAGACTTTTTTCCACATCCAACATAAAATCTATTAAAGCGCCACAGCTGGCGTAAAAATAAGCTTGAGGATGATTTTTTAATGCTTTTGCAAATTCTAAGAAAAAAGGCTCTATAAACTTTTCAAAAAACTCTATCTGCTCAGAAAGTTCTGACTTACTTTTAATCAGATAAATCATAGTATCAGAAAGAAAAACTATTGAATCTTCAGAGTCTTTAAACTCTTCATCTTTTACAATTTCCCTTTTCCACAAAAAATCCCTTAATTTTACAAGTGTTTCTCCAAAATTTTTACCATCAAGATAAAACGAAGCGTTTAGATTTATAAGATTATCTGAAAAAGGATTTACAAAAAGCTCATAGTATTCATTTTTTAGCTTTTCATAATCATAATTTTTAAAAACCTCATCAAAAAAACCTAACATCTGCTGAAACCTATCATCAAACAATAGCTCTTCACTTTTCATCGATTTAAAAATTTCAATCCATTTTTCATAAAGCTCTTCTGTGGGCTCGGTATAAAAAAACGATTTTATCAAGTCATAAAAAAACATTCTGGTGTTATCTATCTCAGCGGACATCAGCTCCCTCTTCAAAAAGTTTTTTCACTCTACAACTTTCACAGTAATTAAGATAAGTCCCTTTTGTTTCAAACAAACCAGCAGCTTTCAGCTTGACAACTACTGAGTCATAACTTTTCTTATTCCCAAAGACTTTCCCACATTCAGGACAAACCATCGGCTCATCTTTATTTAAAACTTTCATACTAAAAAATTCATCTGCCAATAAGAGCCCACTTGCTATTTCAATGGCATTTTCAGGACAAACATATTCACAAATACCACACTGAATACAAAACGCAGGGGTATGATTTAATGAAAAATCTTCCTCTTTTGCAACCAATGCACCAATTTTACAATGGTTTACACACGCAAGGCATAGTGTACATTCATCTTTATCAAGAAGTACATTTCCAAAAATGTCCAAGATGTTATCTTTAATAAGAATATTTGATACAATTGACTCTTTATACAAAAATTGTAAAATAGCAGCTAACTTTTTCCTTCTCGTGCTAAAACTGAAGTTTTTATAAAGATTTTTAAGTGGATTAATTAACTCACTTTGTTTATTTAATCTATAGTTGTCTAAAATCGAAATAAATTCTTTATATTTAAATAAAAACTCAAGTAATTTATTGCTAAACTTTATCTGTTCGTTCTCTTTTAGCCTTTCGTTTAAGATAAAAACCTTTGAAGCTCCAATTGCAAACAAAAATAGATAATGAAAAGTGTTAAAATATCTAGGATCTAACGGCAAAAGTATTAAGTTTTCAAGCTTATTTATATCATTTACCCAGCAAAATTTTCTAAGTTCTTCCTCCTCCCCCAATACTACAAAGATATCTTTTGGTAAATCTAATGTCTGAAAATATTTGACAAATGTCTCATCTTTTAGATAGCCATTTTGCATAGCTCCAGTTGGACAAACCGATATGCATTTGCCACAACCAACACAATTTAAATGATTAACAACAATCCCCTCATCATCAGTAGAGATAGCTTCGTATTCACACGATTCAATACATCTTTTACATCCGTAATCAAGTTTTGGAGAATATTGGCAGATATCATTGTCATGCTTTACAATTTCTAAAACATTAAACTCCCCTACTTTCTCAAAAACCTTATCAAGTTCATTTATGTCATAAACTTTTCCCCACTCAGTTAAAACATCTGATAAAATCTTTTTGTCATCAGTGATAATAAATGAAACATCATATTCTATACTTTCTAATCTATCGATAGTTATGGCATTATCTTTACAAACTTGTTCACATTTCTTACATAGGGAGCAAAGGCCGTAATCGATGTTTAAATCTAAATCTATAGCATTTTCAGGGCATACTTTAAAACATTCACCACACCAGCTGCACTTTTCAAAATCTATAGGCGCATAAGATTTAATAAAAATTTTATATTTATACTCTTTACCTTCAATTTTTATATCATAAGCGGTATAACACTCTCGAAATGTTAATTTTCCCATATAAATGGGGATTACCTCAAATAATCCTGAGTAACTTTCGATAGATTTATTTAAAAAATCAACACTGTTTGAAATAATAGCAATTCTTGGAGCAATCGTAATATTATATTCTCTAACATCTGTTAGTTCTTTGCGCAAAGTTTCAGCTTTTAAATAAGAATTTTTTAATAGTCCGGATAGAAAATCTAAACAATTACACTGTTTTATTTCTCCCATATATAAAATATAATACCTACCCAAAAGATGTCAAGATAACTTTATGATTTATATTTATTAGTTCAATTTTAAGGTTATTTTTTATCAAACACTGTCACATAATCGAATGGTTGTTTAGAATTAATATAATTATCGATTCTCTCTAAATAAACCTGAGATACGGGATCTCCATACTTTTCCACTAACATAGTAAATAATTTTATTGCACTTTCAAAATCTTGTTCTCTATATTTTTTAATAGCATCCTCAAAAAGCTTAATAAAATTTTCATTATAATTTTCATTTACTATCACTTCAAATATATCAACTGGCTCATTTTTACCTTTTACTCTTACGATATCAACAAGTCTAATTTTAAAATTATTAATTAACCCATTTTTAGTGTATCCAGAAATTAATATTTTAGTCCCATAATATTTGTTCAACCCCTCAAGCCTGCTTGCAAGATTCACTGTATCCCCTATCGCTGTATAGTCAAACCTCTTTTCAGTCCCTAGATTTCCTACTACCGCATCACCACTATTAATACCTATACCAATATCAAGCTCTGGTAACCCTTTTTCTTTAAATGTTTTGTTTAGTTTTTGCAGGTTTTTTACAATTTCTATTGCTGATTCCACAGCCTTATCTTCATGATTCTCTAAATCAATCGGTGCATTAAAAACTGCCATTATTGCATCACCAATATACTTATCAAGCATTCCTCCATTTTTTAGGATTATATCCGTTGATGGACCCAAAAAAGAGTTAAGCAAGCTCACAAGAGTCTCAGGCTCAAGCCCTTCTGAAATAGTAGTAAATCCTCTTATATCGGAAAAAAGAACTGTAATTCTTTTCTTTTCACCACCAAGTTTCAGTTTATCAGGATCCTGTAGTATCACTTCCACAAGATCTTCAGAAAGATAACTACTAAAGGCCTTTTTTAAATATCTACTTTTTTGCTCAACAATAATATTTTTATAAACTTCGATAAAGATGAACGATAAAACTGCTGAGATAAAAGGGTAAATAACTGATAACTGATAATTATAAATATCGAACATTTTAAAATTAACGATAAAATACAATACGCAAATTATGATAAATGAAACAAAAGAGTATAAACCTTTTTTAAAAATAAAACTACTTAC is a window encoding:
- a CDS encoding twin-arginine translocation signal domain-containing protein gives rise to the protein MKPKKSRREFLKLGALATVGAVTVLKGKKLMARSVDTAESEILYRETEDFKKYYASLRD
- a CDS encoding TorD/DmsD family molecular chaperone, giving the protein MSAEIDNTRMFFYDLIKSFFYTEPTEELYEKWIEIFKSMKSEELLFDDRFQQMLGFFDEVFKNYDYEKLKNEYYELFVNPFSDNLINLNASFYLDGKNFGETLVKLRDFLWKREIVKDEEFKDSEDSIVFLSDTMIYLIKSKSELSEQIEFFEKFIEPFFLEFAKALKNHPQAYFYASCGALIDFMLDVEKSLLSEGNLNGGAYET
- a CDS encoding 4Fe-4S binding protein, producing the protein MGEIKQCNCLDFLSGLLKNSYLKAETLRKELTDVREYNITIAPRIAIISNSVDFLNKSIESYSGLFEVIPIYMGKLTFRECYTAYDIKIEGKEYKYKIFIKSYAPIDFEKCSWCGECFKVCPENAIDLDLNIDYGLCSLCKKCEQVCKDNAITIDRLESIEYDVSFIITDDKKILSDVLTEWGKVYDINELDKVFEKVGEFNVLEIVKHDNDICQYSPKLDYGCKRCIESCEYEAISTDDEGIVVNHLNCVGCGKCISVCPTGAMQNGYLKDETFVKYFQTLDLPKDIFVVLGEEEELRKFCWVNDINKLENLILLPLDPRYFNTFHYLFLFAIGASKVFILNERLKENEQIKFSNKLLEFLFKYKEFISILDNYRLNKQSELINPLKNLYKNFSFSTRRKKLAAILQFLYKESIVSNILIKDNILDIFGNVLLDKDECTLCLACVNHCKIGALVAKEEDFSLNHTPAFCIQCGICEYVCPENAIEIASGLLLADEFFSMKVLNKDEPMVCPECGKVFGNKKSYDSVVVKLKAAGLFETKGTYLNYCESCRVKKLFEEGADVR
- a CDS encoding CHASE2 domain-containing protein, with the protein product MKKLFYFVISFIVIILTIYLYRNQYDFIKTVDTKIQDVKFRLRVEKEPSKDVVLVAIDGKSIDKFGRWPWDRKLIAKLINKLNDYHAKTIALDIVFSEPSNPDSDLALSKAIYREQNVILGYFFRDTISQEEVELANERLPDYSIENVKLLEEVDKLPIASFKSAETNIDEISEGAYSQGFFSVFPDKDGILRKVNLVVDFSGYLMPSLNLAALSHFLDKEIYVYVDSLGIERLTLDNVDIPINLDGSLPVNFYGKKGTIKTVSAADIIEDKIKGSDISNKLVFVGITETGVGDYQATPIDPYFPGTEIHCTVASNVLQNFYLVENEKTFFIDLISIVILAFLIAVSSFIFKKGLYSFVSFIIICVLYFIVNFKMFDIYNYQLSVIYPFISAVLSFIFIEVYKNIIVEQKSRYLKKAFSSYLSEDLVEVILQDPDKLKLGGEKKRITVLFSDIRGFTTISEGLEPETLVSLLNSFLGPSTDIILKNGGMLDKYIGDAIMAVFNAPIDLENHEDKAVESAIEIVKNLQKLNKTFKEKGLPELDIGIGINSGDAVVGNLGTEKRFDYTAIGDTVNLASRLEGLNKYYGTKILISGYTKNGLINNFKIRLVDIVRVKGKNEPVDIFEVIVNENYNENFIKLFEDAIKKYREQDFESAIKLFTMLVEKYGDPVSQVYLERIDNYINSKQPFDYVTVFDKK